Proteins found in one Quercus robur chromosome 2, dhQueRobu3.1, whole genome shotgun sequence genomic segment:
- the LOC126714047 gene encoding transcription factor MYB114-like — protein MEGSFGVRKGAWSEEEDILLKQCIQKHGEGKWHLVPVSAGLNRCRKSCRLRWLNYLKPNIKRGNFGTDEVDLMLRLHKLLGNRWSLIAGRLPGRTANDVKNYWNTHLLKKGSSHITKLKEKPQDMVKVNVIKPQPRTFSKNLTWLSGKPAIVGSFQKKEDIRDISQTPMQSESRINWWESLSNCAELDERATCTQCGRLNEVPKETFWAEEMVPEAKVVGDTLDEDVLNYWGDLSLDMDLWEVLNAE, from the exons ATGGAGGGCTCTTTCGGTGTGAGAAAAGGTGCATGGTCTGAGGAGGAAGATATTCTACTTAAGCAATGCATTCAGAAGCACGGTGAAGGAAAATGGCACCTGGTTCCTGTCAGTGCAG GCTTAAATAGATGTAGGAAAAGCTGCAGACTGAGGTGGTTGAACTACCTGAAGCCAAATATCAAGAGAGGAAACTTCGGCACAGACGAAGTTGATCTTATGCTCAGGCTTCATAAGCTGCTAGGTAACAG aTGGTCACTTATTGCAGGTAGACTTCCGGGAAGAACAGCTAATGATGTGAAAAACTATTGGAATACACACCTCCTCAAAAAGGGAAGTTCACACATCACCAAGCTGAAAGAAAAGCCCCAAGATATGGTGAAAGTGAACGTAATAAAGCCACAACCTCGGACCTTCTCCAAAAACTTAACTTGGTTAAGTGGGAAACCTGCAATTGTAGGAAGCTTTCAAAAAAAGGAAGATATCAGAGACATATCTCAAACACCAATGCAATCGGAGAGTAGGATTAACTGGTGGGAAAGCTTGTCAAATTGCGCGGAACTTGATGAGAGAGCCACATGTACGCAATGTGGCAGGTTGAATGAAGTGCCCAAAGAAACCTTTTGGGCGGAGGAAATGGTACCAGAGGCAAAAGTTGTGGGGGACACTCTAGATGAGGATGTCCTGAATTATTGGGGTGACTTATCTCTTGATATGGACCTTTGGGAGGTTCTCAATGCAGAATAG